The genomic stretch CGTCGTGGGTGGTGCTGCTCGTCGAGGATGAAAGTGGCGCGCCGCTGAAGCTCTCGGCGCGCAATCAGTTGCGCGGCACCGTGCAGAGCGTGAAGCGCGGGGCGGTCAACGCGGAGGTGTCGTTGGTGCTGGACGGCGGCGCGGTGATTGCCGCCGTTGTCACGAATCAGAGCGTCGATACGCTCGGGCTTGTGGAAGGCGGGACGGCGGTCGCTGTATTCAAGGCGTCGAGTGTGATTCTTGGGGTGAAGGATTGAGTGAGCCAAGGGTTCTGGAGGGGCACAGGCTCTGACGTTATGGCACGCTGCGCACATGAAGCGGCACGCGGATTGCCGGACGTGGACTTCGGTTGCCGGACGAGCAATCGGTTGAGTGTGCTTCAGACGGCCGAGGAGTGCGGCGGCGTAAGCGTGTTGAGCGTTTGTGACAGCGGCGCCGTGGCGGGGCGTACGTCGCGCACGGACCTCCACTTGGCGCGGATGAACGGTCGCTCGTGACCGGACACCTTCAGCGCGATATGCGTGACCCAGCGTTGCGTCGGCACATGCACGCCGTGCATCAACAGCGCGAGGATCATCAGACTCGCGGTGACGGGCAACGCCGATAGCCGGCCCGGCTCCGCATTCCACGCCATGCGCACGAAGAACAGCGCGGCCAGCGCGCCGACCAGGCAACCCGTGACGGCTTCAGACGGCGAGTGGGCGCTCAGCACGACGCGCGACAAGCCGACCGCGATG from Paraburkholderia phytofirmans OLGA172 encodes the following:
- a CDS encoding phosphatase PAP2 family protein is translated as MPDLPVHLWYSITSLGGAGMTLPLAFAIALWLAVGYSWRMAAGWLLLLGAAIGIVTVTKLAFLGWGVGVRELDFTGVSGHAMLSTAVYPVALFLMLLPARPAIRLLGVILGLAAGIAVGLSRVVLSAHSPSEAVTGCLVGALAALFFVRMAWNAEPGRLSALPVTASLMILALLMHGVHVPTQRWVTHIALKVSGHERPFIRAKWRSVRDVRPATAPLSQTLNTLTPPHSSAV